From the Syntrophorhabdaceae bacterium genome, one window contains:
- the rpsO gene encoding 30S ribosomal protein S15 yields the protein MALTSAQKKKIIEDFKTHEKDTGSPEVQIAILTERIRSLTEHFKKFSKDHNSRRGLLVLVGTRRRLLGYLKEKNIDRYKKLIEKLGLRK from the coding sequence ATGGCACTTACTTCAGCCCAGAAAAAAAAGATAATTGAGGATTTTAAAACCCACGAAAAGGATACAGGTTCACCAGAGGTCCAGATTGCTATCCTTACAGAGCGGATAAGGTCATTGACGGAGCATTTCAAAAAATTTTCAAAAGACCATAATTCAAGGAGAGGGCTTCTTGTCCTTGTGGGAACAAGGAGGAGGCTCCTTGGTTACTTAAAAGAAAAGAATATTGATAGATACAAAAAATTGATAGAAAAGCTTGGATTAAGAAAATAA
- the dut gene encoding dUTP diphosphatase: MEELKVQVSIKQGATLPLYATEASAGMDLLAFIDEPIVIKPMERALIPTGIYMSIPEGYEGEIRPRSGLAYRFGITVLNTPGTIDSDYRGEVKVLLVNLGDEPFTVNNGDRIAQIIFKSVARASLQVVSNLSETLRGQGGFGSTGI; this comes from the coding sequence ATGGAAGAATTGAAGGTGCAGGTTTCAATAAAACAAGGAGCCACACTGCCTCTATATGCTACAGAGGCATCGGCTGGTATGGACCTTTTAGCTTTTATAGATGAACCCATAGTAATAAAACCTATGGAGAGGGCATTGATACCTACTGGTATATATATGAGTATACCGGAAGGGTATGAGGGAGAGATAAGACCAAGAAGCGGTCTTGCATACAGATTTGGCATCACTGTCCTCAATACGCCCGGAACAATAGACAGTGATTACAGGGGTGAGGTAAAGGTTCTTCTTGTAAACCTGGGAGATGAACCCTTCACTGTAAATAACGGAGACAGGATAGCCCAGATTATCTTTAAAAGTGTAGCCAGAGCAAGCCTTCAAGTAGTTTCAAATCTCTCCGAAACTTTAAGGGGGCAGGGTGGATTTGGTTCAACAGGGATATAG
- the xerD gene encoding site-specific tyrosine recombinase XerD, with translation MDLYHGLDMFISYMTAERGASPHTIDAYNRDIMQFLGFLESNSIIMPTKKDMDSFMGFLRENGKKTRSILRVISALKGYFNFLVLEGYIKENPLEDIETPRFKAPIPEVLSQEEILELIDAAAKGRSSIRDRTILELMYATGLRVSELIQLKKSDINLEAGFLIASGKRSKERVVPIGSYSKDAIKRYLESDKPKGAYLFPNKRGDKLSRQAIWKIIRKYARNIDRSHISPHTIRHTFATHLLEGGADLRSVQILLGHEDISTTQIYTHVDSKRLKEIHKKHHPRG, from the coding sequence ATGGACCTTTATCATGGCCTCGATATGTTCATCAGCTACATGACTGCTGAAAGGGGTGCATCACCTCATACAATAGATGCATATAATAGAGATATCATGCAGTTTTTAGGATTTCTTGAATCGAATTCTATTATTATGCCCACAAAAAAGGATATGGACAGTTTCATGGGTTTTTTAAGAGAAAATGGCAAAAAGACAAGGAGTATACTTAGGGTCATATCTGCTTTAAAAGGCTATTTCAATTTTCTTGTCCTTGAAGGTTACATCAAAGAGAATCCTCTCGAGGATATAGAGACACCGAGGTTTAAGGCACCCATACCAGAGGTATTGAGTCAGGAAGAGATACTCGAATTAATAGATGCAGCAGCCAAGGGGAGGTCTTCTATTAGGGATAGGACAATACTCGAGCTTATGTATGCTACAGGTTTGAGGGTCTCTGAACTTATCCAGCTAAAAAAAAGCGATATAAATCTTGAGGCAGGTTTTTTGATTGCCTCAGGAAAAAGGTCAAAAGAAAGGGTAGTGCCTATAGGTTCATACTCAAAGGATGCAATAAAACGATATCTTGAGTCAGATAAACCAAAGGGTGCTTATCTGTTTCCCAATAAAAGGGGTGATAAGCTTTCAAGGCAGGCAATATGGAAGATAATAAGGAAATATGCCAGAAATATAGACAGGTCCCATATATCACCCCATACAATCAGACATACCTTTGCCACCCATCTTTTGGAAGGCGGGGCAGATTTAAGATCTGTTCAGATACTTCTCGGCCATGAAGATATATCAACAACTCAGATATATACCCATGTAGACAGCAAAAGGCTCAAGGAGATCCATAAAAAACACCACCCAAGGGGCTAA
- a CDS encoding bifunctional oligoribonuclease/PAP phosphatase NrnA: protein MLRQIKDRIEQGSRFLITTHIDLDGDAVGSCYSFYWALKSLKKDVFVYFKDKIPYKYRFLPGPEGNQLIQNKLPADRYDTVFVLDCGDLHRIGEGYENLKNNGFIISIDHHNTNSRFGEINLVDEYASSTAEIIYDLFRYLIIDISQDMAINIYTAILTDTGSFRYDNTTPKAFSICEHMTKIGVKPSFIATKVYESHPKERFLLLGKVLNTLETHINGKIAIAYITKDMFQKTDATEEHSDGFVEFIKEIEGIDIAVLIRQLDNGRYKLSMRSKSEADVASICSLFGGGGHKKAAGCYMDGDIEGVKKRLLEVIRI, encoded by the coding sequence ATGTTAAGGCAAATTAAAGACAGGATAGAGCAGGGTAGTAGATTTCTTATAACTACCCATATTGACCTTGATGGTGATGCAGTAGGGTCATGCTATTCTTTCTACTGGGCACTTAAGTCTTTAAAAAAGGATGTTTTTGTCTATTTTAAGGATAAGATCCCATATAAATACAGATTTTTACCTGGTCCAGAAGGCAATCAATTGATTCAAAACAAATTACCCGCTGATAGATATGATACTGTATTTGTCCTCGATTGTGGTGATCTTCACAGAATAGGCGAGGGATATGAAAATTTAAAAAACAATGGTTTTATTATAAGCATAGACCATCATAATACAAACAGTAGATTTGGAGAAATCAATCTTGTTGATGAATATGCCTCTTCTACAGCAGAGATTATATATGATCTGTTTAGATACCTAATTATTGATATATCCCAAGACATGGCAATAAATATATACACCGCAATACTTACAGATACAGGTTCATTTAGATACGACAATACTACTCCAAAGGCATTCAGTATATGCGAGCATATGACAAAGATAGGTGTAAAACCTTCTTTTATTGCCACAAAGGTATATGAAAGTCATCCTAAGGAGAGGTTTTTGCTCCTCGGAAAGGTATTGAATACTCTTGAGACACATATTAATGGAAAAATAGCAATAGCTTATATAACAAAGGATATGTTTCAGAAAACAGACGCCACAGAAGAGCATTCTGATGGCTTTGTAGAGTTTATAAAAGAGATAGAAGGAATAGACATAGCAGTCCTTATTAGGCAACTGGATAACGGAAGATATAAACTGAGTATGAGGTCTAAAAGTGAGGCAGATGTGGCAAGTATATGTAGCTTGTTCGGTGGAGGAGGACACAAAAAGGCTGCTGGATGTTATATGGATGGAGATATAGAAGGAGTAAAGAAAAGACTATTAGAGGTAATAAGGATATAG
- the truB gene encoding tRNA pseudouridine(55) synthase TruB codes for MNGFLIVDKSPGISSYDVIRRLKKISKFNKIGYIGTLDKNATGVLPVAINEGVKLIPLLEDYEKVYDARFLLGVITDTFDIEGKVISEKIVAEYKKEEIEAALKGFVGDIIQKVPIFSSKKMQRKPLYKLARKGIQVDPPEKNVSIYNILLKDYSHPYVDIEVTCSKGTYIRSLANDFGNILGCGATLFSLKRTKHGEFTYEMSKNIDDIKNESDLKNSLIPLEDILPHMNKVTIDNRLERFLKQGMPVPILSNAGIKRNDEYVKLFNVRGEFIAIGLTDIKTNTIKVKRLINN; via the coding sequence ATGAACGGTTTTCTTATAGTTGACAAGAGCCCTGGGATCTCTTCATACGATGTTATAAGGAGATTAAAAAAGATATCAAAGTTTAATAAGATTGGTTACATAGGCACACTCGATAAAAATGCAACCGGTGTCTTGCCAGTGGCAATAAATGAGGGTGTGAAATTGATACCGCTTCTTGAGGATTATGAAAAGGTTTATGATGCCAGGTTTTTGCTTGGTGTTATTACAGATACCTTTGATATAGAGGGGAAGGTTATCTCTGAGAAGATTGTGGCTGAATATAAAAAAGAAGAGATAGAGGCTGCATTAAAGGGCTTTGTAGGGGATATAATCCAGAAGGTGCCTATTTTTTCTTCAAAGAAGATGCAAAGAAAACCACTATACAAGCTGGCAAGAAAGGGTATACAGGTAGACCCTCCTGAGAAGAATGTTAGTATCTATAATATACTTTTAAAGGATTATTCTCATCCCTATGTGGATATAGAGGTAACATGCTCAAAGGGGACTTATATCAGGTCCCTGGCAAATGATTTTGGAAATATTTTAGGCTGTGGGGCAACCCTTTTTTCTTTAAAGAGGACAAAGCATGGTGAATTTACATATGAAATGAGTAAAAATATTGACGACATCAAAAATGAATCAGACCTTAAAAATTCTTTAATACCCCTTGAGGATATTTTACCCCATATGAATAAGGTTACAATAGATAACAGGCTTGAAAGGTTTTTAAAACAGGGCATGCCTGTTCCAATTTTGAGCAATGCAGGCATCAAAAGAAATGATGAGTATGTGAAGCTTTTTAATGTAAGAGGTGAATTTATAGCTATAGGTTTAACTGACATAAAGACAAATACAATTAAGGTAAAAAGACTTATAAATAATTAA
- the pnp gene encoding polyribonucleotide nucleotidyltransferase, translating into MEEIIKIDYAGRELSISTGSIAKQANGSVVVRYADTVVLVTAVMDKKQSDRDFLPLVVNYQEMSYAAGKFPGGFFKREGKPSDREILMSRLIDRPLRPLFPKGFNNEVQIIATVLSADQENDPAILGILGASCALMISEIPFDGPMAGVKIGRKDGRFIVNPTTEELEQSEIDIVMTGTKDAIIMVEGSAKFISDEDLIAAIHFGHQNIIPLIECQNKLRELAGKEKWIFEKQDEQSELKTEIEQKIQKEIIEALTFSSKTMRAERLNNIFNSIIKEYPDSDEILIKSYFEEITRDIMRQQLIANGIRIDGRKSDEIRNITCAVGILPRTHGSALFTRGETQALAVTTIGTSEDEQKVESLHEGETFKTFMLHYNFPPFSVGEIAMLRGPSRREIGHGNLAERALSPVLPSKEEFPYTIRIVSEILESNGSSSMATVCSGCLSLMDAGVPIKDTVAGIAMGLVKEGDHEIILSDIIGDEDHMGDMDFKIAGTKDGITAIQMDIKIKGITQEIMSKAVAQAQKGILHILDIMHKTLDKPRDSLSPYAPRIFTIRINPDRIRDVIGPGGKVIKGIIEQTGVKIDIEDSGVVNIASNDEESANEAIKIIKQLTKEVEVGDIYLGKVKKVLDSGVIVDIMPNVDGFVHVSQLADGYVKKASDVVKEREEMLVKVIDVEPGGRIRLSRKAVLNEKQGKKNQ; encoded by the coding sequence ATGGAAGAGATTATAAAGATAGACTATGCTGGAAGGGAACTGAGTATAAGCACAGGGTCTATCGCAAAACAGGCAAATGGGAGTGTAGTTGTAAGATATGCAGATACAGTTGTACTCGTTACTGCTGTCATGGATAAAAAACAATCTGATAGGGATTTTCTACCTCTTGTAGTTAATTATCAGGAGATGTCCTACGCAGCAGGGAAATTCCCAGGTGGTTTTTTCAAAAGGGAGGGTAAGCCTTCGGACAGAGAGATATTGATGTCTCGCCTTATAGATAGACCATTGCGACCTCTTTTTCCTAAGGGTTTCAATAACGAGGTTCAGATTATAGCAACTGTTCTGTCTGCAGACCAGGAGAATGACCCTGCCATATTGGGGATACTTGGTGCATCCTGCGCCCTTATGATATCTGAAATACCTTTTGATGGGCCTATGGCAGGGGTAAAGATAGGGAGAAAAGACGGCAGATTTATAGTAAACCCTACTACTGAAGAATTAGAACAGAGCGAAATAGATATAGTTATGACAGGGACAAAAGATGCAATAATAATGGTGGAAGGCTCTGCAAAGTTTATAAGCGATGAAGATTTAATAGCTGCTATACATTTTGGTCATCAGAATATCATACCTTTGATTGAGTGTCAGAATAAACTGAGAGAATTAGCAGGAAAAGAAAAGTGGATTTTCGAAAAACAGGATGAACAAAGTGAACTTAAGACAGAGATAGAACAGAAGATACAGAAGGAAATCATAGAAGCACTCACTTTTTCATCAAAGACAATGAGGGCAGAAAGACTTAATAACATATTCAACAGTATCATAAAAGAATATCCGGATTCAGATGAAATTTTGATAAAGTCATATTTTGAGGAAATAACAAGAGATATAATGAGGCAACAACTTATCGCAAATGGAATAAGGATAGATGGAAGAAAAAGCGATGAGATAAGGAATATAACATGTGCTGTGGGTATACTCCCCAGGACACACGGTTCTGCATTATTTACAAGAGGTGAGACCCAGGCGCTTGCAGTAACAACTATAGGGACATCAGAGGATGAACAAAAGGTTGAATCACTCCATGAAGGCGAGACATTCAAAACCTTTATGCTTCATTATAATTTTCCACCTTTTTCTGTGGGAGAGATAGCCATGCTCAGGGGTCCCTCAAGGCGGGAGATAGGTCATGGAAATCTTGCTGAAAGGGCATTGTCCCCTGTTCTTCCCTCAAAAGAAGAATTCCCTTATACCATAAGGATTGTATCAGAGATCCTTGAATCGAATGGTTCATCATCCATGGCTACTGTCTGTAGTGGTTGCCTATCATTGATGGATGCCGGTGTTCCCATTAAGGATACAGTTGCCGGCATTGCCATGGGGCTTGTGAAAGAGGGTGATCATGAGATTATACTTTCAGATATCATCGGCGACGAAGACCATATGGGTGATATGGATTTCAAGATTGCTGGCACAAAAGATGGTATAACCGCAATCCAGATGGATATAAAAATAAAAGGTATAACACAGGAGATTATGTCAAAGGCAGTGGCACAGGCACAGAAAGGTATCCTTCATATACTGGATATAATGCATAAAACACTTGATAAACCCAGGGATTCTTTGTCTCCTTATGCGCCGAGGATATTCACAATTCGCATAAACCCTGACAGGATAAGGGATGTTATAGGCCCTGGAGGTAAGGTAATAAAAGGTATAATAGAACAGACAGGTGTAAAGATAGACATAGAAGACTCAGGCGTTGTTAATATTGCGTCAAATGATGAGGAATCTGCAAATGAGGCTATTAAGATTATAAAACAGTTAACAAAAGAGGTTGAGGTTGGGGATATATATCTTGGAAAGGTGAAAAAGGTTCTTGATTCAGGTGTTATTGTAGACATCATGCCCAATGTGGACGGTTTTGTCCATGTGAGCCAGCTTGCCGATGGATATGTTAAAAAGGCATCTGATGTGGTAAAAGAGAGGGAAGAGATGCTTGTGAAGGTCATAGATGTAGAACCAGGTGGCAGGATAAGGCTTTCACGGAAAGCTGTCTTAAATGAAAAGCAGGGAAAGAAAAACCAATAA
- a CDS encoding CBS domain-containing protein, translating into MKVITSHNNADFDSLSSMVAAKKLYPDAVLVFPGSQEKTLRDFLIHSTLYIYDIEKARNIDLNSIDTLIIVDTRQKSRIGEFTKIINKRDLKIHIFDHHPDTQDDIKGDVEVVRKTGATVTILISMLKDKGINITSEEATIMMLGIYEETGCFLFPSTTVEDFNAASFLLSQGANVNLVSDLLVKELTPEQVFLLNELINNATVVNINGLDIVLTEASIERYVGDLAVVVHKYRDMENINAIFALFRLEDRVYVIGRSRIPEVDVGYILSLLGGGGHKEAASCTIKDMTMPEVKDRLLEHLKYNVKPLFTAKDIMFFPVKSVDANAPISEAKNTMVKYNINALPVLMNEKVVGVITRKIVEKAVFHRLEDIPVKEYMSTDSIFARPDDSVEKVKDILIGSNQRFVPVAENGRLVGAITRTDLLRVLEDEVTKTVYKFDTHGLYAKKKNVKNLMKERLDRDTLEKLINIGNLADEMGYHAYLVGGFVRDLLLRIYNYDIDIVIEGDGLKFANELSKRYNAKMRQHQEFETAKVIYKDGFKVDIATARLEYYKSPAALPTVEHSSLKLDLQRRDFTINTLAICLNKNTFGHLIDFFGAQRDIKERAIRVLHSLSFVEDPTRVFRAIRFEHRFDFQIGKHTLNLIKNAAKMGFFSKIKGKRIWTELSLILLEESPEKILKRLQELDLLKFVYPDLVFNKEKERLFNQMNTVFRWHELLYRDRAFDRIGFYILGLTDQLKQDKVIDFCNRLELKESLKRKTIENTEKIRDTLIKFAVGMASMTKSMIYRTLDQITDEAKLFIMAKTKSEEIKKLISNYITYIDSYKPLLTGNDLKNMGLKEGPIYKDILEKLRDAKIDNNLKTREDEIAFVKNYIEHLPVNGALKR; encoded by the coding sequence ATGAAGGTTATTACATCCCATAACAATGCAGACTTTGATTCTCTATCATCGATGGTGGCAGCAAAGAAACTCTATCCTGATGCTGTTTTAGTGTTTCCTGGCTCACAGGAAAAGACCCTTAGGGATTTTCTTATACATTCAACCCTGTATATATATGACATAGAAAAGGCAAGAAATATTGACCTAAATTCTATTGATACCCTCATCATTGTAGATACAAGACAGAAATCAAGGATAGGTGAGTTTACAAAGATAATAAATAAAAGGGATTTGAAGATACATATATTTGACCACCACCCTGATACGCAAGATGATATTAAAGGAGATGTTGAGGTTGTCAGAAAGACAGGGGCTACAGTCACAATTCTTATTTCCATGCTAAAAGATAAGGGTATAAACATTACCTCTGAAGAAGCCACTATAATGATGCTTGGTATATATGAGGAAACAGGCTGTTTTCTTTTTCCATCTACTACAGTAGAGGATTTCAATGCAGCATCCTTTTTACTCTCCCAAGGTGCAAATGTAAATCTCGTATCAGACCTCCTTGTAAAAGAATTGACACCTGAACAGGTATTTCTCCTCAATGAACTCATAAACAATGCAACTGTTGTGAATATTAACGGTTTAGATATAGTTTTAACTGAGGCGAGCATAGAAAGGTATGTTGGTGACCTTGCGGTGGTTGTGCATAAATACAGGGATATGGAAAATATAAATGCTATCTTTGCACTATTTAGGCTTGAAGACAGGGTTTATGTGATAGGAAGAAGCAGGATACCTGAAGTGGATGTAGGTTATATACTCTCACTACTGGGAGGAGGGGGTCATAAAGAGGCTGCATCGTGCACTATAAAGGACATGACCATGCCTGAGGTAAAAGACAGGCTCCTCGAACACCTAAAATACAATGTAAAACCACTTTTTACAGCAAAGGATATTATGTTTTTCCCTGTAAAGTCAGTTGATGCCAATGCGCCTATAAGTGAGGCAAAAAATACAATGGTAAAATACAATATTAACGCACTCCCTGTATTGATGAATGAAAAGGTCGTTGGTGTCATAACAAGAAAGATTGTAGAAAAGGCGGTTTTTCACAGGCTTGAAGATATTCCTGTGAAGGAATATATGTCTACTGATTCCATATTTGCAAGACCTGATGATTCTGTTGAGAAGGTGAAGGATATACTTATAGGAAGCAACCAGAGATTCGTCCCTGTGGCAGAGAATGGAAGGCTTGTAGGTGCCATTACAAGAACAGACCTTTTGCGAGTCCTGGAAGATGAGGTAACAAAGACTGTTTATAAGTTTGATACCCATGGGCTTTATGCAAAGAAAAAGAATGTCAAGAACCTGATGAAGGAGAGGCTTGACAGGGATACATTAGAAAAATTAATAAATATAGGCAATCTTGCCGATGAGATGGGCTATCACGCCTATCTTGTAGGAGGGTTTGTTAGAGACCTCCTTTTGAGGATATATAACTATGATATAGATATTGTAATAGAGGGAGATGGTTTAAAATTTGCCAACGAACTCTCTAAAAGATATAATGCAAAGATGAGACAGCATCAGGAATTTGAGACCGCAAAGGTCATCTATAAAGACGGTTTTAAAGTGGATATAGCTACAGCAAGACTTGAGTATTATAAATCTCCTGCTGCACTGCCTACTGTTGAACATAGTTCTCTTAAATTAGACTTACAGAGGAGAGATTTTACCATAAATACCCTCGCCATTTGTTTAAACAAGAATACTTTTGGGCATCTGATAGATTTTTTTGGTGCCCAAAGGGATATAAAAGAAAGAGCAATCAGGGTCCTTCATAGCTTAAGTTTCGTTGAAGACCCTACAAGGGTTTTTAGAGCTATAAGGTTTGAACACAGGTTTGACTTTCAGATAGGTAAACACACCTTAAATCTTATAAAGAATGCCGCTAAGATGGGCTTTTTCTCAAAGATTAAAGGTAAAAGGATCTGGACTGAATTATCCTTGATACTCCTTGAAGAATCTCCTGAAAAGATTTTAAAAAGACTTCAGGAACTGGACCTCTTGAAATTTGTCTACCCTGATCTTGTTTTCAATAAGGAAAAGGAGAGACTTTTCAATCAGATGAATACTGTATTTAGATGGCATGAGCTTTTATATAGGGACAGGGCCTTCGACAGGATTGGTTTTTATATCCTGGGATTGACCGATCAGTTGAAACAAGATAAGGTTATAGATTTTTGCAACAGGCTGGAGCTTAAAGAGTCATTAAAAAGAAAGACCATAGAGAATACAGAAAAGATAAGGGATACACTAATAAAATTTGCTGTTGGTATGGCAAGCATGACCAAGAGTATGATCTATAGAACCCTTGACCAGATAACAGATGAGGCAAAACTGTTTATTATGGCAAAGACCAAGTCTGAGGAGATAAAAAAGCTCATATCCAATTACATAACCTACATAGATTCATATAAACCCCTACTTACAGGCAATGACTTGAAGAATATGGGTTTGAAGGAAGGTCCAATATACAAGGATATATTAGAGAAACTTAGAGATGCCAAGATAGATAATAATCTAAAAACAAGGGAGGATGAAATTGCTTTTGTAAAAAACTATATTGAGCACCTTCCTGTCAATGGAGCATTAAAAAGATAG
- a CDS encoding segregation/condensation protein A: MELLVPTLELKMECYEGPLAVLINLIKKNRVSIWDIPLSLITERFLQYVEIVHEMRLKIAEDFIEIASLLIYIKSKMLLPKDTSVDEADPKDELIERIIEYEKLKHMVDAINTLPILDKDIFTREIRSLKGQEDYNLLDLCNIFFELIRKREERYIVIRELKPTLEEKLNMLKHILDSQGVFEWGEEDEIEHSEKVVTILGMLELTKINLATIYQRRPFSKIIMKRRDGGI, encoded by the coding sequence GTGGAGCTTTTAGTGCCTACCCTTGAGCTAAAGATGGAGTGTTATGAAGGCCCCCTTGCTGTTCTAATAAATCTCATAAAGAAGAATAGGGTGAGTATATGGGATATACCACTTTCGCTCATCACAGAAAGGTTTCTTCAGTATGTAGAAATAGTCCATGAAATGAGACTAAAGATTGCTGAGGATTTTATCGAGATCGCCTCTCTTTTAATCTATATTAAGTCAAAGATGCTCCTTCCAAAAGATACATCAGTTGATGAAGCAGACCCTAAGGATGAGCTTATTGAAAGGATCATAGAATATGAAAAACTAAAGCATATGGTGGATGCAATAAATACCCTTCCTATTTTGGACAAGGATATCTTTACAAGGGAAATAAGGTCTCTTAAAGGCCAAGAAGACTACAATCTATTAGACCTATGTAATATCTTTTTCGAATTGATAAGGAAAAGAGAAGAGAGATATATAGTTATAAGAGAACTGAAGCCCACACTTGAGGAGAAACTTAATATGCTTAAACATATTCTTGATTCACAGGGTGTTTTTGAATGGGGTGAAGAGGATGAAATAGAGCACTCTGAGAAGGTGGTGACCATACTGGGGATGCTTGAGCTTACAAAGATAAACTTGGCAACCATTTATCAAAGACGACCTTTTAGCAAGATTATAATGAAGAGAAGAGATGGGGGTATTTAA
- a CDS encoding pitrilysin family protein yields MYRKTILENGITVVTESIPYFSTTSIGLWWRAGSRYEEVSNNGISHFIEHMLFKGTKKRTAYDIAREIDARGGIINAFTGKEYSCLYAKVLKKDMDIAIDILSDMYKDSLFNIDDMEREKYVIAQEIKMVEDSPEEYIYDIFNAYYFSNHPLGMTILGRQENIEIFTRDILLEYLRKFYNTKRLIITATGRVEHNDFVEKIRNAFEGSNGSNAKIDDTERPVPTTTISLIDRDLEHTYICLGTKGLSQMDEKRYCLYVLNAIIGGSTSSHLFQEIREKRGLVYNIYSYVNCYRDIGTFGISTSTSEESVVEVLTLLKDEIIRIKRDGITDKELEFSKNHIKGNLFMSLESSEARMGRLAKNEIYFEDYIPLKETLREIDRIKKSDVNEMIESIFDNIDNISLTVLGRADIKAIEEIWKN; encoded by the coding sequence ATGTATAGAAAGACAATACTTGAGAACGGTATTACTGTTGTTACAGAGTCAATACCATATTTTTCAACCACATCAATAGGTCTCTGGTGGAGGGCAGGAAGCAGATACGAGGAGGTCTCCAATAATGGTATCTCCCATTTCATCGAACATATGCTCTTTAAAGGCACTAAAAAAAGAACAGCATATGATATTGCAAGGGAGATAGATGCAAGGGGAGGTATAATCAATGCCTTTACAGGAAAGGAATACTCCTGTCTTTATGCAAAGGTCTTAAAAAAGGATATGGATATTGCCATCGATATCCTTTCTGATATGTATAAGGATTCACTTTTCAATATAGATGATATGGAAAGGGAAAAATATGTAATTGCTCAGGAAATAAAGATGGTGGAAGATAGCCCTGAGGAATATATATACGATATATTCAACGCATATTATTTCAGTAATCATCCCCTTGGTATGACAATACTCGGTAGACAGGAAAATATAGAGATATTTACAAGGGATATACTCCTGGAATACTTGAGAAAATTTTACAACACCAAAAGGCTTATAATAACTGCTACAGGCAGGGTTGAACATAATGATTTTGTGGAAAAGATAAGAAATGCCTTTGAAGGCTCCAATGGGTCAAATGCAAAAATAGATGATACAGAAAGACCTGTCCCTACAACGACAATAAGCTTAATTGACAGGGACCTTGAGCATACATATATATGTCTGGGCACTAAAGGTTTGAGTCAGATGGACGAGAAGCGATATTGTCTTTATGTACTCAATGCCATAATTGGGGGCAGCACAAGCTCACATCTTTTTCAGGAAATAAGAGAAAAAAGAGGGCTTGTTTATAATATTTACTCATACGTGAACTGTTACAGAGATATAGGGACATTCGGTATATCTACATCCACCTCTGAAGAGTCTGTCGTGGAGGTCCTAACGCTTCTTAAAGATGAAATAATAAGGATAAAAAGAGATGGCATAACTGATAAGGAGCTTGAGTTTTCAAAGAATCATATAAAAGGCAATCTATTTATGTCCCTTGAGAGCTCTGAAGCAAGGATGGGTAGGCTTGCAAAGAATGAGATATATTTTGAGGATTATATACCTTTGAAGGAAACCTTAAGGGAGATTGATAGGATTAAGAAAAGTGATGTGAATGAGATGATCGAATCTATATTTGATAATATAGACAATATATCTCTTACTGTTCTTGGTAGGGCAGACATCAAGGCAATCGAGGAAATATGGAAGAATTGA
- the rbfA gene encoding 30S ribosome-binding factor RbfA, whose protein sequence is MRYRRLRVQDQLREEVSQILFKDIKDPGLGFVTVLEVKLTEDLKIAKIFCSIYGDEAEKTRSMSALNRSKGYIRFLLGQRVKLKYIPDIIFVLDDTQEKAARIEEILKKEKDVKAN, encoded by the coding sequence ATGAGATATAGAAGATTAAGGGTTCAGGATCAGTTAAGAGAAGAGGTTTCTCAAATACTTTTTAAGGATATTAAGGACCCTGGTCTTGGTTTTGTAACAGTTCTTGAGGTAAAACTAACTGAAGATCTGAAGATTGCAAAGATCTTTTGCTCCATTTACGGCGACGAGGCTGAAAAGACAAGGTCAATGTCGGCACTCAACAGGTCTAAAGGATATATAAGATTTCTTTTAGGCCAGAGGGTAAAACTAAAATACATACCTGATATAATATTTGTTCTTGATGATACCCAGGAGAAGGCAGCGAGGATAGAAGAGATTCTTAAAAAGGAGAAGGATGTTAAGGCAAATTAA